One genomic region from bacterium encodes:
- a CDS encoding phosphoglycerate kinase, which translates to MNKLTMDQVHVAGKKVLVRVDFNVPLDDTLRITDDTRIRESLPTIKKILSDGGIPVLMSHLGRPKGKKNPAMSLKPCAVRLSELLGQPVIMAEDCIGDTVEKQAAGLSKGQVLLLENLRYYNEEEANDNAFAEKLAKLGDIYVNDAFGTAHRAHASTEGVTRYFKQNIAGYLMEKELRYLGNAVQNPKRPFVAIIGGAKISGKIDVIENLMKKVDTIIIGGGMAFTFAKVMGYEIGNSLFEAEKADLAKSIIERAKSGTTRVLFPVDAVVATEFKNETEIKTVSMDKIPSGWMGLDIGPATIDMFRKEINSAGTVVWNGPMGVFEMPNFAKGTKAIAESLVETTRKGGVTIVGGGDSAAAITELGLEKQVTHVSTGGGASLEFLEGKILPGVEALTHA; encoded by the coding sequence ATGAATAAGCTTACGATGGATCAAGTCCATGTCGCCGGAAAAAAGGTGCTTGTACGGGTTGATTTTAATGTTCCGTTGGACGACACACTCCGCATTACGGACGATACACGCATTCGTGAATCTTTGCCGACAATAAAGAAGATATTGAGCGATGGCGGTATTCCGGTTTTGATGAGTCATTTGGGACGGCCAAAAGGTAAAAAAAATCCTGCAATGTCTCTAAAACCTTGCGCAGTGAGGCTTTCAGAACTTTTGGGACAACCCGTAATAATGGCGGAAGATTGTATCGGAGATACCGTCGAAAAACAAGCGGCGGGTTTATCCAAAGGTCAAGTATTGTTGCTTGAAAATCTCCGATATTATAATGAAGAAGAAGCCAACGATAACGCTTTTGCTGAAAAACTGGCCAAGCTTGGCGACATTTATGTCAATGATGCGTTTGGCACAGCACATCGTGCACATGCATCTACCGAGGGCGTTACGCGGTATTTCAAACAAAATATCGCGGGTTACCTTATGGAAAAAGAATTGCGTTATCTCGGTAATGCGGTTCAAAACCCCAAACGGCCTTTTGTTGCCATCATCGGCGGTGCCAAAATTTCCGGTAAAATAGATGTGATCGAAAACCTAATGAAAAAAGTGGATACCATCATTATCGGCGGCGGTATGGCGTTTACTTTTGCCAAAGTCATGGGGTATGAAATCGGTAATTCGCTTTTTGAGGCCGAAAAAGCTGATTTAGCAAAGTCTATAATCGAAAGAGCGAAAAGCGGTACTACGCGCGTTTTGTTTCCGGTCGATGCCGTTGTCGCTACGGAGTTTAAAAATGAAACCGAAATTAAAACCGTTTCGATGGATAAAATACCGTCTGGCTGGATGGGTTTAGACATCGGCCCGGCTACGATCGATATGTTTCGTAAAGAGATTAATTCTGCAGGAACGGTTGTGTGGAATGGGCCGATGGGTGTTTTTGAGATGCCCAATTTTGCTAAAGGCACAAAAGCCATTGCCGAAAGTTTGGTCGAAACAACACGAAAAGGCGGGGTGACCATTGTCGGCGGCGGTGATTCGGCGGCCGCGATAACGGAATTGGGTCTTGAAAAACAAGTCACGCACGTGTCCACGGGCGGCGGTGCGTCTCTCGAATTTCTCGAAGGAAAAATTTTGCCCGGT